The Mycolicibacterium flavescens genome has a segment encoding these proteins:
- the malQ gene encoding 4-alpha-glucanotransferase, which translates to MTGPAASLVELARRYGVATDYEDWTGTRISVASSTLVSVLAALGVAAGTEDDRAAALAAHDREYWSRHLPPTIIGRTGATSTFWVHVTHGNAVSLRIRLEDGSKRTDLPQLENNRPPYELDGRLVGEATFETPADLPIGYHRLELHADGAEFSTPVIVSPASLVPPSGRNWGLATQLYSVRSEKSWGIGDLTDLTDLAVWSAARHAAGFVLVNPLHAAAPVAPMEPSPYLPTSRRFVNPIYLRVEAIPEYAYVRRRNRLRKLREAVQSRADRAEQVDRDAAWKAKRSALEAVYEVPRSAGRDLAYAAYREREGRSLDDFAVWCALAERYGADWHQWPRQLQHPAGDAVAEFAAEHADSVDFHRWLQWQLDDQLTAAQATALQTGMSLGIMHDLAVGVDPNGADSWALQDVLALGVTAGAPPDEFNQLGQDWSQPPWRPDELEKLAYEPFRALVNAVLRHAGGVRIDHIIGLFRLWWIPNGARPTDGTYVRYDHEAMIGIVALEAHRAGAVVVGEDLGTVEPWVRDYLNERGLFGTSILWFEADRDGAHGPAGAPLAAERWREYCLSAVTTHDLPPTAGYLAGEHVRLRDELGLLTRPAAEELADDREQQNSWLDELRRVGLLSGDTEADTAQIVEALHRYLGRAPSRLLSLSLADAVGDLRTQNQPGTTDEYPNWRVPLAGPDGKKLLLEDVFDDVTAARLGEVMRKAVRPAV; encoded by the coding sequence ATGACAGGGCCCGCCGCGTCGCTAGTGGAGTTGGCGCGACGCTACGGTGTCGCAACCGATTACGAAGACTGGACGGGCACGCGCATCTCCGTGGCCTCCTCGACGCTGGTCTCGGTGCTGGCCGCGTTGGGCGTCGCCGCAGGCACCGAGGACGACCGCGCCGCCGCACTCGCCGCGCACGACCGCGAGTACTGGTCACGCCACCTTCCGCCGACGATCATTGGGCGCACCGGCGCCACTTCGACGTTCTGGGTGCACGTCACGCACGGAAACGCGGTGTCGCTGCGAATCCGACTGGAGGACGGGTCGAAGCGGACGGACCTGCCGCAACTCGAAAACAACAGGCCCCCTTACGAATTGGACGGGCGACTGGTCGGCGAGGCGACCTTCGAGACGCCCGCCGACCTGCCGATCGGATACCACCGCCTGGAGCTGCACGCCGACGGGGCGGAGTTCAGCACCCCGGTCATCGTCTCCCCCGCGTCGCTAGTGCCCCCTTCCGGCAGGAACTGGGGCCTGGCCACCCAGCTCTACAGCGTGCGGTCCGAAAAGTCCTGGGGTATCGGCGATCTGACCGATCTGACCGATCTGGCGGTGTGGTCGGCCGCCCGACATGCCGCGGGATTCGTCCTCGTCAATCCGCTGCACGCGGCCGCTCCGGTCGCACCGATGGAGCCCTCGCCGTACCTTCCGACCTCGCGCCGGTTCGTCAACCCGATCTATCTGCGGGTCGAAGCGATCCCCGAATACGCCTATGTCCGCCGCCGCAACCGGTTACGCAAACTGCGCGAGGCCGTGCAGTCGCGTGCCGACCGCGCCGAGCAGGTCGACCGTGACGCGGCGTGGAAGGCGAAGCGCTCGGCGCTGGAAGCGGTCTACGAGGTACCGCGCTCGGCGGGGCGGGACCTGGCCTACGCCGCTTACCGGGAGCGCGAGGGCCGCAGCCTCGACGACTTCGCCGTCTGGTGCGCGCTGGCCGAACGGTACGGCGCCGACTGGCACCAGTGGCCTCGGCAACTGCAGCATCCTGCGGGTGACGCCGTCGCTGAGTTCGCCGCCGAGCACGCCGACTCCGTCGACTTCCATCGCTGGCTGCAGTGGCAGCTCGACGACCAGCTCACCGCGGCGCAGGCCACCGCGCTGCAGACCGGGATGAGCCTGGGCATCATGCACGACCTCGCCGTGGGCGTGGACCCCAACGGCGCGGACTCGTGGGCCCTGCAGGATGTGCTCGCGCTCGGCGTCACAGCGGGCGCTCCTCCCGACGAGTTCAACCAGCTCGGCCAGGACTGGTCGCAACCGCCCTGGCGGCCCGACGAACTCGAGAAGCTCGCCTACGAGCCGTTCCGCGCACTCGTCAACGCGGTGCTGCGGCACGCGGGCGGTGTGCGGATCGACCACATCATCGGGTTGTTCCGGCTGTGGTGGATTCCGAACGGGGCGCGGCCCACCGACGGCACGTATGTGCGCTACGACCACGAGGCGATGATCGGCATCGTGGCGCTCGAGGCCCACCGGGCGGGAGCCGTCGTCGTCGGCGAGGACCTCGGCACCGTCGAACCGTGGGTGCGCGACTACCTCAATGAGCGCGGTTTGTTCGGTACCTCGATCCTGTGGTTCGAGGCCGACCGCGACGGCGCTCACGGACCGGCAGGGGCCCCGCTGGCCGCCGAGCGGTGGCGCGAGTACTGCCTGTCGGCCGTCACCACGCACGACCTGCCTCCGACCGCCGGCTATCTGGCCGGCGAACACGTCCGCCTGCGCGATGAACTCGGGCTGCTGACGCGGCCGGCCGCCGAGGAGTTGGCCGACGACCGCGAGCAGCAGAACAGCTGGCTGGACGAGCTGCGCCGCGTCGGGCTCTTGAGCGGCGACACCGAGGCCGACACCGCGCAGATCGTCGAGGCCCTGCACCGCTATCTCGGCCGCGCCCCGTCGCGCTTGCTGTCGCTGTCGCTGGCCGACGCCGTCGGCGACCTGCGCACCCAGAATCAGCCGGGCACCACCGACGAGTATCCGAACTGGCGAGTGCCGCTGGCCGGGCCGGATGGTAAGAAACTGCTGCTCGAGGACGTCTTCGACGACGTCACCGCGGCGCGGCTCGGCGAGGTCATGCGAAAAGCGGTGCGCCCGGCGGTGTAA
- a CDS encoding polyketide cyclase/dehydrase and lipid transport has product MRVQRQCVIDADRDQVWKVVSDPQCYPDFMASLERWETMTDPPAGLGSRYTVHWKVGSVPIGGTVEVVEFDAPREVSWIGLTGVSQRGRFRLRETGDGRTKVTFRLSYESAGNLLGLIADRVAARQVGRTMGRTLTNLRQMVEG; this is encoded by the coding sequence ATGAGAGTTCAACGCCAATGCGTCATCGACGCCGACCGCGACCAGGTGTGGAAGGTGGTCAGTGATCCGCAGTGCTATCCGGACTTCATGGCCAGCCTGGAGCGCTGGGAGACGATGACCGATCCGCCCGCCGGCCTCGGGTCCCGCTACACCGTGCACTGGAAGGTCGGTTCGGTGCCGATCGGCGGCACCGTGGAGGTCGTCGAGTTCGACGCGCCGCGTGAGGTGTCCTGGATCGGGCTCACCGGAGTCTCACAACGCGGCCGGTTCCGGTTGCGCGAAACCGGGGACGGCCGCACCAAGGTGACGTTCCGGTTGTCCTACGAATCCGCGGGCAATCTTTTGGGCCTGATCGCCGACCGGGTGGCCGCGCGCCAGGTCGGCCGGACGATGGGGCGCACGCTGACCAATCTGCGCCAGATGGTGGAGGGCTGA